A stretch of the Sorangium aterium genome encodes the following:
- a CDS encoding hydroxymethylglutaryl-CoA synthase family protein produces the protein MSLRHDFPRIGIDAIALAVPRRFVDLTELAEARGIAPSKYLTGLGTRRMAIAAPDEDPITLGANAARRLFQRSGASPADIGLCVVGTETAVDHAKPAASFLHGLLGLPSACRVFEAKHACFGGTAGLLNAVDWIASGSARGRAALVVCSDVARYALGSAGEPTQGAGAVALLVRERPRLVEIEVGQTGTYARDVYDFWRPLHHKEALVDGHYSVQCYLDALAGAYGDWRRVAGDGDPLARTCYHVPYGKMARKAHRHRLAMDGLTEQAADESFAVEVEPSLDLPSRIGNIYTGSLYLALASLLNAEARALEGQRVGLFSYGSGCCAEFFAGRIGPEAGAVAAALEIDAPLDGCHRASVAEYEALRKGDEAADRRPAPEGAERAAARLDSRVVYLGLDSSERRVYANE, from the coding sequence ATGAGCCTACGTCATGACTTTCCTCGCATCGGCATCGATGCGATCGCCCTCGCCGTCCCCCGCCGCTTCGTCGACCTCACCGAGCTCGCCGAGGCGCGAGGGATCGCACCATCCAAGTACCTGACCGGCCTGGGGACCCGCCGGATGGCGATCGCCGCGCCCGACGAGGATCCGATCACCCTCGGGGCCAACGCGGCCCGCCGGCTGTTCCAGCGGTCGGGCGCGAGCCCTGCGGACATCGGGCTCTGCGTCGTGGGCACCGAGACCGCCGTGGACCACGCGAAGCCGGCGGCCTCCTTCCTCCACGGCCTGCTCGGGCTGCCGAGCGCGTGCCGGGTCTTCGAGGCCAAGCACGCCTGCTTCGGGGGCACCGCGGGCCTCCTCAACGCGGTGGACTGGATCGCCTCGGGCTCGGCCCGCGGCCGCGCCGCGCTCGTCGTGTGCTCGGACGTGGCGCGCTACGCGCTCGGCTCCGCGGGCGAGCCCACCCAGGGCGCCGGCGCCGTGGCGCTGCTCGTGCGCGAGCGCCCGCGCCTCGTCGAGATCGAGGTCGGCCAGACCGGCACGTACGCGCGCGACGTCTACGATTTCTGGCGGCCGCTCCACCACAAGGAGGCGCTCGTCGACGGTCACTACTCGGTGCAGTGCTACCTCGACGCCCTCGCCGGGGCCTACGGCGACTGGCGCCGCGTGGCGGGCGACGGCGATCCCCTCGCGCGCACCTGCTACCACGTCCCCTACGGCAAGATGGCCCGCAAGGCGCACCGCCACCGGCTGGCGATGGACGGCCTGACCGAGCAGGCCGCCGACGAGAGCTTCGCCGTCGAGGTGGAGCCGTCGCTCGATCTGCCGTCGCGCATCGGCAACATCTACACGGGCTCGCTCTACCTGGCGCTCGCGTCCCTGCTCAACGCGGAGGCCCGCGCGCTCGAGGGGCAGCGCGTCGGGCTGTTCAGCTACGGATCCGGCTGCTGCGCCGAGTTCTTCGCGGGCAGGATCGGGCCGGAGGCCGGGGCGGTCGCGGCCGCCCTCGAGATCGACGCCCCGCTCGACGGGTGCCACCGCGCCTCCGTCGCGGAGTACGAGGCGCTGCGCAAAGGCGACGAGGCCGCCGACCGCCGGCCGGCGCCCGAGGGCGCCGAGCGCGCGGCCGCGCGCCTCGACAGCCGGGTGGTGTACCTGGGGCTCGACTCGAGCGAGCGGCGCGTCTACGCCAACGAGTGA
- a CDS encoding serine/threonine-protein kinase — translation MQAGDIIDGRFCIEHLAASGGMGAIYRARDQETGEAVAIKLLTTESAQHLVRFEREAHVLAAARVPGVVRYVAHGATAWGQPFLAMQWLDGETLSDRLTRQGLTLEETLDLGLHVARTLGAVHRLGLVHRDLKPSNLLLEGGSLERVHLIDFGLARAVADEPLTAAGLVLGTPGYMAPEQARGELSVDTRADVFALGCILYRCLTGRAAFQGNAGLAVLMKVLLEEPPRARDLRPATPAALDDLVARMLAKSPLDRPADGGAVAAELATIDAPESSVGGPRSFPPRAVELTTGERRVTCLVVTRERAINSSSAAEPRWGNSSSAAEPHRDDAGAAAEPHRDGARDAAEPRQAELWQLHDVAEQYRGELELLEGRSPLIVLSGAGAPTDLAARAARCALALQELLGGAPVALATGRAELSARVPVGELIDRAFQMLAAHDDRSLPAGVRIDEVTAGLIGMRFDVTEDAAGRVLHGARDERTAQLLGKPTTYVGRERELAMLVAEVDRCIDEGAAGAVLVTAEAGMGKSRLRKELIRKLRERGDRFEVWIGQGDPMGAGAAFGLLASALRDALGVADGEPLEARQRKIRSRVEQHGGTDAPRVAAFLGELVGAPFPDEHDVQLRLARRDAVLMGDQLRLAWEDFLRAACRAGPVLLVLEDLQWGDLPTVTMVDEALRQLKDMPLLVLALGRPDVRRLFPKLWEGRLAHELHLTPLPRRASERLVREALGAHARHDLVGRLVERADGNAFFLEEQIRAAAEGKSEGQPETVVAMVQARLETLDAEARRLLRAASIFGETFRSSAVAALLGSADIAQVLAELLRREVIVRRGEGRPRDDAEYCFRHALVREAAYGMLTARDLRIGHALAGSFLEAAGEGDPRALAEHFERGEEPEKAAEWYLRAADNALRGNDLAEAIACAERGIACRPDPAAVGALRLVEAEALLWRGEPALAEQRGIEATRHLVPGSVAWFSAFTQLAGAGHKQGHYERVERWMMVVLGTEPLDGARIARNACLLEGAIVLLLGGRYACVDALIDAVERATEDASAADLMIEAKLLYLHGLLRQHNGDPSACIASMSAALAAFEDIGDRREACRARLNMGLCYVQFGYFEAAAGVLRAGLEEAERMALDDRVPNALQNLGLALAHAGEVDAARTALRSSIEALTRRGDRRRECESRLQLARVLLLAGEPALAEAEAQAAEALARGVPERLPAAIAARARALLDLGRAGEALAATTEALSLLESGRRDEEGPLVRLVHAEALAATGQMAEAKGAIALARNGLLVRAGRIGDPVWRERFLRDVPDNARILALAQGWLDGQPP, via the coding sequence ATGCAGGCAGGTGACATCATCGACGGCCGGTTCTGCATCGAGCACCTCGCGGCCTCGGGCGGGATGGGGGCCATCTACCGGGCCCGCGATCAGGAGACCGGCGAGGCGGTCGCGATCAAGCTCCTGACCACCGAGAGCGCGCAGCACCTCGTCCGCTTCGAGCGCGAGGCCCACGTGCTCGCAGCGGCCCGCGTGCCCGGCGTCGTGCGCTACGTCGCGCACGGCGCCACCGCGTGGGGACAGCCGTTCCTCGCCATGCAGTGGCTCGACGGCGAGACGCTCTCCGACCGGCTCACCCGCCAGGGCCTCACGCTCGAGGAGACCCTCGATCTCGGCCTCCACGTCGCGAGGACGCTCGGCGCCGTCCACAGGCTCGGCCTCGTCCACCGCGACCTGAAGCCGAGCAACCTGCTGCTCGAAGGCGGCTCGCTCGAGCGCGTGCACCTCATCGACTTCGGCCTCGCCCGCGCCGTCGCCGACGAGCCGCTGACGGCCGCCGGCCTCGTCCTGGGAACGCCCGGGTACATGGCCCCCGAGCAGGCGCGCGGCGAGCTCAGCGTCGACACCCGCGCCGATGTGTTCGCCCTCGGCTGCATCCTCTACCGCTGCCTCACCGGCCGCGCCGCCTTCCAGGGCAACGCCGGGCTCGCCGTGCTGATGAAGGTCCTCCTCGAGGAGCCGCCCCGCGCGCGCGACCTCCGGCCCGCCACCCCCGCCGCGCTCGACGACCTCGTCGCCCGCATGCTGGCGAAATCCCCGCTGGATCGGCCGGCCGACGGCGGCGCCGTGGCGGCCGAGCTCGCCACGATCGACGCGCCCGAGAGCAGCGTCGGCGGGCCCCGCTCCTTCCCGCCGCGCGCGGTGGAGCTCACGACCGGCGAGCGGCGCGTGACCTGCCTCGTGGTCACCCGCGAGCGCGCTATCAACTCGAGCAGCGCGGCGGAGCCGCGCTGGGGCAACTCAAGCAGCGCGGCGGAGCCGCACCGGGACGACGCAGGCGCCGCGGCGGAGCCGCACAGGGACGGCGCACGCGACGCGGCGGAGCCACGCCAGGCGGAGCTCTGGCAGCTGCACGACGTGGCCGAGCAGTACCGCGGCGAGCTCGAGCTCCTCGAGGGCCGCTCGCCGCTCATCGTGCTGTCCGGCGCGGGCGCGCCGACCGACCTCGCGGCGCGGGCCGCCCGGTGCGCGCTCGCGCTGCAGGAGCTGCTCGGCGGCGCGCCCGTCGCGCTCGCCACCGGCCGGGCGGAGCTCTCGGCGCGCGTGCCCGTCGGCGAGCTCATCGACCGCGCCTTCCAGATGCTCGCGGCCCACGACGACCGCTCCCTCCCCGCGGGCGTCCGCATCGACGAGGTGACCGCGGGCCTCATCGGCATGCGGTTCGACGTCACCGAGGACGCCGCGGGCCGCGTCCTGCACGGGGCGCGCGACGAGCGGACCGCGCAGCTGCTTGGCAAGCCGACCACCTACGTTGGCCGCGAGCGCGAGCTCGCCATGCTCGTGGCCGAGGTCGATCGCTGCATCGACGAGGGCGCCGCGGGCGCGGTGCTCGTGACGGCCGAGGCCGGGATGGGCAAGTCGCGCCTGCGCAAGGAGCTCATCCGCAAGCTCCGCGAGCGGGGAGACAGGTTCGAGGTCTGGATCGGCCAGGGCGACCCCATGGGCGCCGGCGCCGCCTTCGGCCTGCTCGCGAGCGCGCTCCGGGACGCGCTCGGCGTCGCGGACGGCGAGCCCCTGGAGGCGCGGCAGCGCAAGATCCGGAGCCGCGTAGAGCAGCACGGGGGCACGGACGCGCCGCGGGTCGCGGCCTTCCTCGGCGAGCTGGTCGGCGCGCCGTTCCCCGACGAGCACGACGTGCAGCTCCGGCTCGCGCGGCGCGACGCCGTGCTGATGGGCGACCAGCTCCGCCTCGCCTGGGAGGACTTCCTCCGGGCGGCGTGCCGCGCGGGGCCCGTGCTCCTCGTGCTCGAGGACCTCCAGTGGGGCGATCTCCCCACCGTCACGATGGTCGACGAGGCGCTGCGCCAGCTCAAGGACATGCCGCTGCTCGTGCTGGCGCTGGGGCGGCCCGACGTGCGCCGGCTCTTCCCGAAGCTCTGGGAGGGCCGGCTGGCCCACGAGCTCCACCTCACGCCGCTCCCGCGCCGCGCGAGCGAGCGGCTCGTGCGCGAGGCGCTGGGCGCGCACGCCCGGCACGATCTCGTGGGGCGGCTCGTCGAGCGCGCGGACGGCAACGCGTTCTTCCTCGAGGAGCAGATCCGCGCGGCCGCCGAGGGCAAGAGCGAGGGCCAGCCGGAGACGGTGGTGGCCATGGTGCAGGCGCGGCTGGAGACGCTCGACGCCGAGGCGCGGCGGCTCCTCAGGGCGGCGAGCATCTTCGGCGAGACGTTCAGGTCGAGCGCGGTCGCGGCGCTCCTCGGGAGCGCGGACATCGCGCAGGTCCTCGCGGAGCTGCTCCGGCGCGAGGTGATCGTGCGGCGGGGCGAGGGGCGGCCGCGGGACGACGCGGAGTACTGCTTCCGCCACGCGCTCGTCCGCGAGGCCGCCTACGGCATGCTGACGGCGCGCGACCTCCGCATCGGCCACGCGCTCGCGGGCAGCTTCCTCGAGGCGGCCGGCGAGGGCGATCCGAGGGCCCTCGCCGAGCACTTCGAGCGCGGCGAGGAGCCCGAGAAGGCCGCCGAGTGGTACCTGCGCGCGGCCGACAACGCCCTGCGCGGCAACGACCTCGCCGAGGCGATCGCCTGCGCGGAGCGCGGCATCGCCTGCAGGCCGGATCCGGCCGCTGTGGGCGCGCTCCGCCTCGTCGAGGCCGAGGCGCTGCTCTGGCGCGGCGAGCCGGCCCTCGCGGAGCAGCGCGGGATCGAGGCGACGCGGCACCTCGTGCCGGGCTCCGTGGCGTGGTTCTCGGCGTTCACGCAGCTCGCGGGGGCGGGGCACAAGCAGGGCCACTACGAGCGCGTCGAGCGCTGGATGATGGTCGTCCTCGGCACGGAGCCGCTCGACGGCGCGCGCATCGCGAGGAACGCCTGCCTGCTCGAGGGGGCGATCGTGCTCCTGCTCGGCGGCCGCTACGCGTGCGTCGACGCGCTGATCGACGCGGTCGAGCGGGCGACGGAGGACGCGTCGGCCGCGGATCTCATGATCGAGGCGAAGCTCCTCTACCTGCACGGCCTCCTCCGGCAGCACAACGGCGATCCGAGCGCCTGCATCGCGAGCATGAGCGCGGCGCTCGCCGCGTTCGAGGACATCGGCGATCGCCGCGAGGCGTGCCGGGCGCGGCTCAACATGGGCCTCTGCTACGTCCAGTTCGGGTACTTCGAGGCGGCGGCGGGGGTGCTGCGCGCCGGGCTCGAGGAGGCGGAGCGGATGGCGCTCGACGACCGGGTCCCGAACGCGCTGCAGAACCTCGGCCTCGCGCTGGCCCACGCGGGCGAGGTCGACGCGGCGAGGACGGCCCTGCGGAGCTCGATCGAGGCGCTCACGCGCCGCGGCGACCGGCGGCGGGAGTGCGAGAGCCGGCTCCAGCTCGCGCGCGTCCTGCTCCTCGCGGGCGAGCCCGCGCTCGCCGAGGCGGAGGCGCAGGCGGCCGAGGCGCTCGCGCGGGGGGTGCCGGAGCGGCTCCCCGCGGCCATCGCGGCGCGCGCGCGCGCGCTGCTCGATCTCGGGCGCGCCGGCGAGGCGCTCGCCGCCACGACGGAGGCCCTGTCCCTGCTCGAGTCGGGCCGCCGTGACGAGGAGGGCCCGCTGGTGCGCCTTGTCCACGCCGAGGCGCTGGCCGCGACGGGCCAGATGGCCGAGGCCAAGGGCGCCATCGCCCTGGCCCGCAACGGGCTGCTCGTGCGGGCCGGGAGGATCGGCGATCCTGTCTGGCGCGAGCGCTTCTTGCGCGATGTCCCCGACAACGCGCGGATCCTGGCGCTCGCGCAGGGCTGGCTCGACGGACAGCCGCCCTGA
- a CDS encoding SUMF1/EgtB/PvdO family nonheme iron enzyme encodes MIRSSVVLIPLVAIAVAVSCSDERRFRPPTSGDLPSASSTTSGGGQGGAGGQGGGAGGQGGGTGGQGGAGGQGGAGGQGGAGGQGGGDMPSCSNGAKDSNETDIDCGGACATPCRVDQACAEAADCFSGRCEESGGSGGAGRACVAAQCDNGVKDGDETDTDCGGGARPRGGNPACPPCATSKACAAGSDCESLSCVNGQCLEPTCSDAVKNGKETDVDCGGLCGGCAPGDACSKSTDCRELVCYEQICQDATCSDGVKNGKETDIDCGGTEACSTRCPAGQRCNANTDCATSICNTTNHVCACPAWMVISPVSGGGSYCIDQYEVTKQDYEVFLQANPVLAGMPAECAGNIYRPSFGWPYTEGRVPVTYVDWCDAYAYCSYMGKHLCGKIGGGANSPADFATPTRSEWFNACSGQGVNEYPYSDLYSEATCKVEDPTGELAKKPVPPNPIPPISPCEGGITGLFHMSGNVAEWENSCDAQGNCLVRGGSRASQQDADDIARDALKAARCDALLDQDRLTPSPDIGFRCCL; translated from the coding sequence ATGATCCGGTCGTCCGTCGTGTTGATTCCCCTCGTGGCCATCGCCGTGGCAGTCTCCTGCAGCGACGAAAGGAGATTCCGGCCGCCGACGTCGGGGGACCTGCCCTCCGCCAGCAGCACGACCAGCGGCGGCGGACAGGGCGGCGCCGGCGGGCAAGGCGGCGGCGCCGGCGGGCAGGGCGGCGGCACCGGCGGACAGGGCGGCGCCGGCGGGCAGGGCGGCGCCGGCGGGCAGGGCGGCGCCGGCGGGCAGGGCGGCGGCGACATGCCGAGCTGTTCCAACGGCGCGAAGGACAGCAACGAGACGGACATCGACTGCGGCGGTGCCTGCGCGACGCCGTGCCGGGTCGATCAGGCGTGCGCGGAGGCCGCGGACTGCTTCTCAGGGCGGTGCGAGGAGAGCGGAGGCAGCGGCGGCGCTGGGCGCGCGTGCGTGGCGGCGCAGTGCGACAACGGCGTGAAGGACGGCGACGAGACGGACACCGACTGCGGCGGCGGCGCCAGGCCGCGCGGCGGCAACCCGGCGTGCCCGCCGTGCGCGACCAGCAAGGCCTGCGCAGCGGGCTCGGATTGCGAGTCGTTGAGCTGCGTGAACGGCCAGTGTCTGGAGCCGACCTGCAGCGACGCCGTGAAGAACGGCAAGGAGACCGACGTCGATTGCGGCGGGCTCTGCGGCGGCTGCGCGCCTGGCGACGCGTGCTCCAAGTCGACCGACTGCCGCGAGCTCGTCTGCTACGAGCAAATCTGCCAGGACGCGACATGCAGCGACGGCGTGAAGAACGGCAAGGAGACCGACATCGACTGCGGCGGGACGGAGGCGTGCAGCACCCGGTGCCCTGCGGGGCAGCGTTGCAACGCCAACACCGATTGCGCGACGTCGATCTGCAACACGACGAACCACGTCTGCGCGTGCCCGGCGTGGATGGTGATCTCGCCCGTGAGCGGCGGCGGGAGCTACTGCATCGATCAATACGAGGTGACGAAGCAGGATTACGAGGTCTTCCTCCAGGCGAACCCGGTGCTCGCCGGCATGCCGGCGGAGTGCGCAGGGAACATCTACCGTCCCTCGTTCGGGTGGCCCTACACGGAGGGGCGGGTGCCCGTCACCTACGTCGACTGGTGCGACGCCTACGCGTACTGCTCCTACATGGGCAAACACCTCTGCGGCAAGATCGGCGGAGGCGCGAACTCGCCTGCCGACTTCGCGACCCCGACGCGGAGCGAGTGGTTCAACGCGTGCTCCGGCCAGGGCGTGAACGAATACCCGTACAGCGATCTCTACAGTGAGGCGACCTGCAAGGTGGAAGACCCGACCGGCGAGCTCGCCAAGAAGCCCGTGCCCCCCAACCCCATCCCGCCGATCTCGCCCTGCGAAGGCGGGATCACGGGCCTCTTTCACATGAGCGGCAACGTGGCGGAGTGGGAGAACTCGTGCGACGCGCAGGGCAATTGCCTCGTCCGCGGCGGCTCACGGGCCTCGCAGCAGGACGCCGATGACATTGCGCGCGACGCGCTCAAGGCGGCCAGGTGCGACGCGCTCCTGGACCAGGATCGCCTCACCCCGTCTCCGGACATCGGCTTCCGCTGCTGTCTCTGA
- a CDS encoding DNRLRE domain-containing protein — protein sequence MAAAAMVGGCASTEAPRDPAPSVDGAAAAPAAPDTAVAPARLRAAYIAAVQASAPESYRVIEVSPGGNEASLRAPNPAHRLAADFSASGVRIAPEEGEARWSFSMAAARYGCAGDLREVARASPSATKNRVELRRQGEAPGEELVEWYVNGPLGLEQGFTVPGAPPCLAPGDQDLVIELALGGDLRATPLAGGDGVALREASGAVAMRYTDLHATDAAGRTLPAWMELGVDERTLSLRVDTAGAAYPVTVDPLAASERTALIAVDGSTPIHLNGDAIAMSGDTAIVGAPGSAAYVFVKSGGAWTQQARLVPGDGPAGDGFGTSVAISADTAVVGAPWGTGGAGAAYLFVRSGGVWSEQAKLVASGGASNPAGGAVAVDGDRAVLSAETSVYVFARSGGAWSEEVELVAPAGANAWSTPPVAIEGGTVVVGSPGDSWWWEGDGAGAAFVFEASDWGDARRLAAHPPDTFDRFGSSVAISGGRIVVGAPGTDSPPMPWYRLGRGMAYVFDRGASGWNQEARLIANDGRTGDGLGGAVAVSGNAAIVGAILADRFDQPDAGAAYVFVPTGGEWVEGPQAKLAGSGPTGSAFGKTVAMSGSSVIVGSPAYAFELAQDSDADGVIDADDNCPAAANPSQVDSDADGHGDACDPRCVTFRRGLGGDVADATLWQVSPTWNDAVSTTLSTGTGTGGVRRSLLRFNLAGVPASAEIASATLSLYQTYKIESSTVRVHRATAAWTESGVTWGNFGGGGHFDPAIEASFVTGGPGGTTGFRNVDVTALAQAWVSGELANHGVLIEEAAVTRSSLRSSESASTTERPALTVCYHDTCEDGIRNGAESGVDCGGPSCAPCAPGSVLWSRLFINGWYESMRARAVAVDGADNVIFGGYAYGPIDFAENGAPASMELWNTQFLAKLDPAGYGGWNTRPLHGNTVRSVAASGAGELLVGSNTGLQRYSAWGELLAEVEGLYQVEVARAGSGAALASVLWDAVDLGTGPLGGAPGSELLVAKLGAAGAPIWTRTFAADPYDSDPTSVAVDGAGNVIVLGSFSGALDLGGGPLASSPAAQGTYLAKFDAAGNHVFSRVVSWAPGDGEVAATPSGDLVVALGTTVTRFTDSGAPLWSVDTSGLGTLSSYWDISSVAVDSAGNVFVNPRGAVAKLSPSGAVLWSVDPIGDAEHGQIFDLAVDSAGNVIGAGTYDHEDAIVVKLAP from the coding sequence ATGGCCGCAGCCGCCATGGTGGGGGGCTGCGCCTCCACCGAGGCGCCGCGGGACCCCGCGCCGTCGGTGGACGGCGCGGCGGCGGCGCCCGCGGCGCCCGACACGGCGGTGGCCCCCGCGCGCCTGCGGGCGGCGTACATCGCGGCCGTGCAGGCGTCGGCGCCCGAGAGCTACCGGGTGATCGAGGTGTCCCCGGGCGGGAACGAGGCGAGCCTGCGCGCACCGAACCCGGCGCACCGGCTCGCGGCCGATTTCAGCGCGTCGGGCGTGCGGATCGCGCCGGAGGAGGGCGAGGCGCGGTGGAGCTTCTCGATGGCCGCCGCCCGGTACGGATGCGCGGGCGATCTGCGCGAGGTCGCGCGCGCGTCCCCGAGCGCCACGAAGAACCGCGTGGAGCTCCGCCGGCAAGGCGAGGCGCCGGGCGAGGAGCTCGTGGAGTGGTACGTGAACGGGCCGCTCGGGCTGGAGCAGGGCTTCACGGTGCCCGGGGCGCCTCCCTGCCTCGCCCCCGGGGACCAGGACCTCGTGATCGAGCTCGCCCTGGGCGGCGATCTCCGCGCGACGCCGCTCGCCGGCGGCGACGGGGTCGCGCTGCGCGAGGCGTCCGGCGCGGTGGCGATGCGGTACACGGATCTCCACGCCACCGACGCCGCGGGGCGGACGCTGCCCGCGTGGATGGAGCTCGGCGTCGACGAGCGCACGCTGTCGCTGCGGGTGGACACCGCCGGGGCCGCGTACCCGGTGACGGTGGATCCGCTCGCCGCCTCGGAGCGGACGGCGCTCATCGCGGTCGACGGCTCGACCCCGATCCACCTGAACGGCGACGCGATCGCCATGTCGGGCGACACCGCGATCGTCGGGGCGCCCGGGAGCGCGGCGTACGTGTTCGTGAAGAGCGGCGGCGCCTGGACGCAACAAGCCAGGCTCGTCCCGGGCGACGGGCCCGCAGGCGACGGCTTCGGCACCTCGGTCGCGATCTCGGCGGACACGGCCGTGGTCGGGGCGCCCTGGGGGACCGGGGGCGCGGGCGCCGCCTACCTGTTCGTGCGGAGCGGGGGCGTGTGGTCCGAGCAGGCCAAGCTCGTCGCGAGCGGCGGCGCCTCGAACCCCGCGGGCGGAGCGGTCGCGGTCGACGGGGACCGGGCCGTCCTCTCCGCCGAGACGTCGGTCTACGTGTTCGCCCGCAGCGGCGGGGCCTGGAGCGAGGAGGTCGAGCTCGTCGCCCCGGCCGGCGCCAACGCCTGGAGCACGCCGCCCGTCGCGATCGAGGGCGGCACGGTGGTCGTGGGCTCGCCGGGGGACTCGTGGTGGTGGGAGGGCGACGGCGCGGGTGCCGCGTTCGTCTTCGAGGCGAGCGACTGGGGCGACGCGCGCAGGCTCGCGGCGCACCCGCCGGATACGTTCGATCGCTTCGGCAGCTCGGTCGCGATCTCGGGCGGGCGCATCGTCGTGGGCGCGCCGGGCACCGACAGCCCGCCGATGCCGTGGTACCGCCTCGGGCGGGGCATGGCGTACGTGTTCGACCGCGGTGCGAGCGGCTGGAACCAGGAGGCCCGGTTGATCGCGAACGACGGCAGGACCGGGGACGGCCTGGGAGGCGCCGTCGCTGTCTCCGGCAACGCGGCCATCGTCGGCGCGATCCTGGCCGATCGCTTCGATCAACCGGACGCGGGCGCGGCGTACGTGTTCGTGCCGACGGGCGGCGAGTGGGTCGAGGGCCCGCAGGCCAAGCTCGCCGGCAGCGGACCGACCGGCAGCGCGTTCGGCAAGACCGTCGCGATGTCGGGGAGCTCGGTCATCGTGGGCTCTCCCGCGTACGCGTTCGAGCTCGCCCAGGACAGCGACGCCGACGGCGTGATCGACGCGGACGACAACTGCCCTGCCGCCGCGAATCCGTCGCAGGTGGACAGCGACGCCGACGGTCACGGCGACGCGTGCGACCCGCGGTGCGTGACCTTCCGGCGCGGCCTCGGCGGCGACGTGGCCGACGCGACGCTCTGGCAGGTCTCGCCCACGTGGAACGACGCCGTGAGCACCACGCTCTCGACGGGCACCGGCACGGGCGGCGTCCGGCGGAGCCTCCTCCGGTTCAACCTCGCCGGCGTCCCGGCGAGCGCGGAGATCGCCTCGGCGACGCTGTCGCTGTACCAGACGTACAAGATCGAGAGCAGCACCGTGCGCGTCCACCGGGCCACCGCCGCGTGGACGGAGTCGGGCGTCACGTGGGGCAACTTCGGCGGCGGCGGCCATTTCGATCCGGCGATCGAGGCCTCCTTCGTCACCGGCGGGCCAGGCGGCACCACCGGCTTCCGGAACGTCGACGTGACCGCGCTCGCGCAGGCCTGGGTGAGCGGCGAGCTCGCCAACCACGGCGTGCTGATCGAGGAGGCCGCGGTGACCCGGAGCTCGCTGCGGAGCAGCGAGAGCGCGAGCACCACGGAGCGGCCGGCGCTCACGGTCTGCTACCACGACACCTGCGAGGACGGGATCCGCAACGGCGCCGAGTCCGGCGTGGACTGCGGGGGCCCGAGCTGCGCGCCGTGCGCCCCCGGCAGCGTCCTCTGGAGCAGGCTCTTCATCAACGGCTGGTACGAGTCGATGCGCGCGCGCGCCGTCGCGGTCGACGGCGCGGACAACGTGATCTTCGGCGGCTACGCCTATGGCCCGATCGACTTCGCCGAGAACGGCGCGCCGGCCTCCATGGAGCTGTGGAATACCCAGTTCCTCGCGAAGCTCGACCCCGCGGGGTACGGGGGGTGGAACACGCGCCCGCTCCACGGCAACACCGTCCGGAGCGTCGCCGCGTCGGGGGCCGGCGAGCTGCTTGTGGGCTCGAACACCGGGCTGCAGCGGTACAGCGCGTGGGGCGAGCTCCTCGCGGAGGTCGAGGGCCTCTACCAGGTCGAGGTCGCCCGGGCCGGCTCGGGCGCCGCGCTCGCCAGCGTCCTCTGGGACGCGGTCGATCTCGGCACCGGCCCCCTCGGCGGCGCGCCGGGCAGCGAGCTCCTCGTCGCGAAGCTCGGCGCGGCGGGCGCGCCGATCTGGACCAGGACCTTCGCGGCGGACCCGTACGACAGCGACCCCACGAGCGTCGCCGTCGACGGCGCGGGCAATGTCATCGTCCTCGGCAGCTTCTCCGGCGCCCTCGACCTCGGCGGCGGACCGCTGGCGAGCTCGCCCGCGGCTCAGGGCACGTACCTGGCGAAGTTCGATGCGGCCGGGAATCACGTCTTCAGCCGGGTCGTCTCCTGGGCGCCGGGCGACGGCGAGGTCGCCGCGACCCCGTCCGGGGACCTGGTCGTCGCCCTGGGAACGACCGTGACCAGGTTCACCGACTCGGGCGCTCCGCTGTGGAGCGTCGATACGAGCGGCCTCGGCACGCTCTCCAGCTACTGGGACATCAGCTCTGTCGCCGTGGACAGCGCCGGCAATGTGTTCGTCAACCCCCGCGGCGCTGTCGCGAAGCTCTCGCCGTCGGGCGCCGTGCTGTGGTCGGTCGACCCGATCGGCGACGCGGAACACGGGCAGATCTTCGATCTGGCCGTGGACAGCGCCGGCAACGTGATCGGCGCGGGCACGTACGACCACGAGGACGCGATCGTCGTGAAGCTCGCTCCGTAG